A portion of the Sabethes cyaneus chromosome 3, idSabCyanKW18_F2, whole genome shotgun sequence genome contains these proteins:
- the LOC128744102 gene encoding 14-3-3 protein epsilon, whose amino-acid sequence MSERENNIYKAKLAEQAERYDEMVEAMKKVASLDVELTVEERNLLSVAYKNVIGARRASWRIISSIEQKEENKGVEEKLEMIKNYRSQVEKELRDICSDILEVLDKHLIPCATTGESKVFYYKMKGDYHRYLAEFATGGDRKDAAENSLVAYKAASDIAMTDLPPTHPIRLGLALNFSVFYYEILNSPDRACRLAKAAFDDAIAELDTLSEESYKDSTLIMQLLRDNLTLWTSDMQGDGEGEQKEQIQDVEDQDVS is encoded by the exons AAATGGTTGAAGCCATGAAGAAGGTCGCCTCCCTGGATGTCGAGCTCACAGTCGAGGAGCGAAATCTGCTCTCGGTGGCCTACAAGAACGTCATCGGTGCACGACGCGCCTCCTGGCGGATAATTTCCTCGATCGAACAGAAGGAAGAGAATAAG GGTGTGGAAGAAAAGTTGGAGATGATCAAAAACTATCGCTCCCAAGTGGAGAAGGAATTGCGCGACATCTGCTCCGACATTCTTGAAGTTTTGGACAAACATCTGATCCCATGCGCGACGACCGGCGAGAGCAAAGTGTTCTACTACAAAATGAAGGGCGATTACCACCGCTACCTGGCCGAGTTCGCCACCGGTGGTGACCGCAAGGACGCCGCCGAGAACTCGCTGGTTGCATACAAGGCTGCCAGTGATATCGCAATGACAGACCTTCCACCGACGCACCCGATCCGGTTGGGCTTGGCACTCAACTTTTCA GTATTCTACTACGAAATCCTGAATTCGCCGGATCGTGCCTGCCGCCTAGCGAAAGCTGCATTCGACGATGCAATCGCCGAGCTCGATACCCTCAGTGAGGAAAGCTACAAAGACTCTACGTTAATCATGCAGCTTCTGCGAGACAACCTTACATTATGGACATCCGATATGCAGGGTGACG GCGAAGGTGAGCAGAAGGAACAAATTCAGGATGTTGAAGACCAGGACGTGTCGTAA